One window of the Lytechinus variegatus isolate NC3 chromosome 3, Lvar_3.0, whole genome shotgun sequence genome contains the following:
- the LOC121412215 gene encoding ras-related protein Rab5-like → MKALEAKVVVLGKEGVGKTSIVVRYVGKIFSSQVSPTVGASFFTFKMNVDNHRVKLQLWDTAGQERFKAMAPMYYRKANAAFLVYDITDSKTFENMKFWAEELEQNMDGPIVMCVLGNKSDLADRRQVSSDEGLQYAASIGALFFETSALKDEGVSEAFLRVSLALISLASSTSTSGMTLKPYDTSRRQSADITAFPPHLQLLRDKMIEGGRIDEDGEEDDEDRDRSRNSCCPT, encoded by the exons ATGAAAGCTTTGGAAGCTAAAGTCGTCGTTTTGGGCAAAGAAG GTGTGGGTAAGACGAGCATTGTTGTGAGATATGTCGGGAAAATCTTCAGTTCTCAAGTTAGTCCGACCGTAGGGGCAtcgttcttcacgttcaaaat GAACGTCGATAACCATCGAGTCAAGCTCCAACTATGGGACACCGCTGGTCAAGAGAGATTTAAAGCAATGGCTCCAATGTACTATCGAAAAGCTAATGCGGCTTTCTTAGTCTATGATATCACAGACTCTAAAACATTTGAGAACATGAAGTTCTGGGCAGAAG AACTCGAACAAAATATGGACGGTCCAATAg TAATGTGTGTTTTGGGAAACAAATCTGACTTGGCAGATCGGCGTCAGGTATCGTCTGATGAAGGGCTACAATATGCAGCCAGCATCGGGGCACTCTTCTTCGAAACATCAGCACTTAAAGATGAAG GAGTCTCCGAGGCCTTTCTTCGAGTTTCTTTGGCGCTCATCTCTTTGGCATCCAGCACAAGTACTTCCGGTATGACCCTCAAACCGTACGACACAAGCCGACGACAATCAGCCGACATTACAGCTTTCCCACCTCATCTACAACTCCTCCGGGATAAGATGATCGAAGGTGGACGCATTGATGAGGACGGTGAAGAAGATGACGAGGATAGAGATAGAAGCAGAAACAGCTGCTGTCCGACATGA
- the LOC121411190 gene encoding uncharacterized protein LOC121411190, with protein sequence MYSTDDKRNLCQEEADSRTTDLSQQHASYPRAPQYQYGTQAPPHDQQTYCYPTQPVAPPPSVLPYDLDQVMVVPFVPRNRGVYSPKSLTLAVILCIPILGLFGAHHFYLNNMLLGGLYCSTMGIFGIGWVVDWFRIPWLVKRCNQDMKEAHEKGHWLFSINRFIGPLTKISLIDAYLMWLPPMGLFGIHHFYLGRTRYAVFQTFTFGLNVIGWTVDLFRMPWLVRKANEDVTKMKAGTKVEDPSYSLMDAYLMAVPLGLFGIHHFYLGNTRRGILFLCTFGVFGLGWLADLFQMPLIVSEANKERQLRERLNGALTHQQNQASATTVVVVPAGDRYQATAGYLIEQPPAYSARDTTEYIAGPK encoded by the exons ATGTATAGCACGGACGATAAACGTAATCTCTGCCAAGAGGAAGCAGATTCTAGAACCACTGATCTGTCACAACAGCATGCGTCCTACCCTCGAGCACCACAATACCAGTATGGCACCCAGGCTCCTCCTCATGATCAACAGACCTACTGCTACCCAACCCAACCTGTTGCTCCTCCACCAAGTGTGCTTCCTTACGACCTCGATCAGGTGATGGTAGTCCCGTTCGTACCTCGAAATAGGGGTGTGTACTCTCCCAAATCACTTACCCTGGCAGTCATCCTCTGCATCCCAATCCTTGGTCTGTTCGGAGCGCATCACTTCTACCTTAACAACATGCTGCTTGGTGGTCTCTACTGCAGTACCATGGGTATCTTTGGTATCGGATGGGTTGTGGATTGGTTCAGGATCCCGTGGCTCGTTAAGAGGTGCAACCAAGATATGAAGGAGGCGCACGAGAAGGGCCATTGGCTGTTCTCTATCAATAGATTCATTGGTCCTCTTACGAAGATCTCCTTGATCGATGCATACCTCATGTGGCTGCCCCCCATGGGCTTATTTG GAATTCATCACTTCTATCTTGGACGCACCCGTTATGCCGTGTTCCAAACCTTTACCTTTGGCTTGAATGTGATTGGATGGACTGTTGATCTGTTTCGGATGCCGTGGCTAGTCCGCAAGGCCAACGAGGATGTTACCAAGATGAAAGCTGGCACCAAGGTCGAAGACCCGTCATACTCACTCATGGATGCCTATCTTATGGCTGTTCCTCTAGGGCTGTTCGGAATTCACCATTTCTACCTTGGTAACACCAGGCGAGGTATCCTCTTCCTCTGCACGTTTGGAGTCTTTGGTCTGGGATGGCTAGCAGACCTTTTCCAAATGCCACTGATCGTCTCTGAAGCGAACAAGGAAAGGCAGCTCCGGGAACGACTGAATGGAGCACTCACCCATCAGCAAAATCAAGCGTCCGCAACGACTGTGGTTGTCGTACCTGCTGGAGATAGATACCAAGCCACAGCCGGTTACCTCATTGAGCAACCTCCAGCTTACTCAGCCCGAGATACAACCGAATATATCGCCGGACCAAAATAA
- the LOC121412046 gene encoding uncharacterized protein LOC121412046, which yields MASNSDKVVPQGGVSPGTGGYQNPGAAAPSYPNASTSYPHPNPPYQHTTQYPYPPVAPQQPPQPLPNFQPPQQLPNFQPDQVTVIPYHASVRELNKSTSLAVILCVPILGMLGLHHFYLNRPYFGYIYAFTLGLFALGWIIDWFRIKSLVKKCNQETREAQIRGYKLYSPMYPGPLTKISLCDAYMLWLPPIGLFGFYQYYLGRSRYGIYHTLTFGRCGLGWLLDFCRLPAMVRKANANIAMMKKGIRIEDPPYSVCDAYTLAFPLGIFGLHHFYLGNTRRGFLFLCTAGVFGLGWLADLFQMPLIVSEANKNRELNQRLVTAEANNEARAVHTTVVVTHSANSGYTNGPGDSNGQVVSLPGQVSGQVLAGGAVGATGGHVNEPPPVYKPEAGEGESVMIAANDHENTGQPGFGQGTSSSQADTKEKKDYQPTTGNKRSQHFEILLLPSICRQFSIDVLVHLLQQIGPNRFNMTQVVVPDMQTAQRQFQEQEERNRSNMPQYTDEVYLTPSHTAQDRKFAVATILCLPFMGLFGAHHFYLRRKFFGTVYAFTLGLFGIGWIIDWCRIGALVRKCNQDTSEARAKGHWIHSKKYPGYLTDKTLLDAVLLWLPPFGIFGLYHFYLGRKRYGTYQACSVGFFLFGWLMDIFRLAYMVEKANTDVKLMKKGERVGEDPYKTSDAYLLAFPLGFLGLHHFYLGNRSKAILYLCTLGVFGIGWITDLVQMPLIVKDANKKRELSNRLQNALVQGRQPQSNVIVMTTIPATNAGFVVGPVEGGLGQNPAMVPGATVHLPEPPPEYRENASAGETVIHE from the exons ATGGCGTCGAATTCAGATAAAGTTGTACCTCAAGGAGGGGTGTCACCAGGCACAGGTGGATACCAGAATCCAGGAGCTGCCGCACCCTCGTACCCCAATGCGTCTACCAGCTACCCACACCCTAACCCACCCTACCAGCATACCACCCAGTACCCCTACCCACCTGTGGCGCCTCAGCAGCCTCCTCAACCGCTTCCGAACTTCCAGCCTCCTCAGCAGCTTCCCAACTTCCAGCCAGATCAAGTGACAGTGATTCCGTACCATGCGTCAGTGAGGGAACTTAACAAGTCAACATCTCTGGCTGTTATCCTGTGTGTCCCGATACTTGGGATGCTCGGACTTCATCATTTCTACCTCAATCGACCTTACTTCGGTTACATCTATGCCTTTACATTAG GACTGTTTGCTCTCGGATGGATCATTGATTGGTTTCGTATCAAGTCCCTCGTCAAGAAATGCAACCAAGAGACTCGAGAAGCCCAGATCCGTGGCTACAAGCTCTACAGCCCTATGTACCCTGGTCCACTAACCAAGATCTCCCTGTGTGATGCCTATATGCTCTGGCTTCCACCCATTGGTCTCTTCG GTTTCTACCAGTATTACCTTGGTCGTAGCCGATATGGTATTTACCACACTTTAACATTCGGTCGCTGTGGCCTCGGATGGTTGCTCGATTTCTGCCGCCTTCCTGCAATGGTCCGTAAGGCTAATGCCAACATCGCCATGATGAAGAAAGGTATCCGAATCGAAGACCCTCCTTACTCTGTCTGCGACGCCTACACATTGGCTTTCCCTCTCGGCATCTTCGGGCTACACCACTTCTATCTCGGAAACACCAGAAGGGGGTTCTTGTTCCTCTGCACGGCCGGGGTCTTCGGATTGGGTTGGTTGGCGGATCTCTTTCAGATGCCTTTGATCGTGTCAGAAGCGAACAAGAATCGGGAGCTGAACCAGCGGCTGGTCACTGCCGAGGCAAATAACGAAGCACGGGCTGTCCACACCACGGTCGTCGTGACACACTCTGCTAACTCGGGCTACACCAATGGTCCGGGTGATTCCAATGGGCAGGTCGTTTCTCTTCCTGGGCAAGTCAGCGGACAGGTCCTAGCCGGAGGGGCAGTTGGGGCTACAGGTGGGCACGTCAACGAGCCACCACCGGTCTACAAGCCCGAGGCTGGAGAGGGTGAAAGCGTCATGATTGCAGCTAATGATCATGAGAATACGGGGCAACCAGGATTCGGGCAAGGTACCTCGTCCTCACAAGCAGATACCAAGGAGAAGAAAGATT ATCAACCAACAACCGGGAACAAACGCAgtcaacattttgaaattttgctcCTTCCGTCGATCTGCAGACAATTTTCTATTGATGTTCTGGTTCACTTACTACAGCAGATAGGACCAAACCGATTCAATATGACCCAGGTAGTGGTTCCAGATATGCAGACGGCTCAACGTCAATTCCAAGAGCAGGAGGAAAGAAATCGGAGCAACATGCCACAGTACACAGACGAAGTATACCTTACACCGAGCCATACCGCCCAGGACCGAAAATTCGCCGTGGCCACCATCCTGTGCCTGCCGTTCATGGGGTTGTTCGGAGCGCATCACTTCTACCTCCGCCGGAAGTTCTTTGGGACAGTCTACGCCTTCACGTTGGGATTGTTTGGCATCGGTTGGATCATTGACTGGTGTAGGATAGGAGCCCTGGTGAGGAAATGCAACCAGGACACATCAGAAGCCAGAGCAAAGGGGCACTGGATACACAGCAAGAAATATCCAGGCTATCTCACAGATAAAACATTGCTGGATGCAGTATTGCTCTGGCTTCCTCCATTTGGCATATTCG GTCTATACCACTTCTACCTCGGACGAAAGCGATACGGCACGTACCAGGCCTGCTCCGTTGGCTTCTTTCTTTTCGGTTGGCTCATGGATATCTTCAGACTCGCCTACATGGTGGAGAAAGCCAATACGGACGTGAAGCTGATGAAGAAAGGGGAGCGGGTAGGTGAAGACCCTTACAAGACATCCGATGCGTATCTACTGGCGTTTCCTCTAGGTTTCCTCGGGCTTCATCACTTCTACTTGGGCAACAGATCAAAGGCGATCCTCTACCTGTGCACCTTGGGTGTCTTTGGGATAGGCTGGATCACCGATCTTGTCCAGATGCCTCTGATTGTCAAGGATGCGAACAAGAAGCGAGAGTTGAGTAACAGGCTGCAGAATGCACTAGTTCAAGGAAGACAGCCTCAGTCAAATGTCATTGTGATGACGACCATACCGGCCACCAATGCAGGATTTGTTGTAGGGCCTGTTGAAGGTGGGCTAGGACAGAATCCTGCTATGGTGCCAGGGGCAACAGTGCATCTTCCAGAACCCCCGCCGGAGTACAGGGAGAATGCATCAGCAGGTGAAACAGTGATTCACGAATAA